One window of Candidatus Nitrospira kreftii genomic DNA carries:
- a CDS encoding hypothetical protein (conserved protein of unknown function) codes for MRICSLVPGATEVVASLGLTDHLVGISHECDFPPSIRQVPVLIEPRVEAHLTASLDIDQRVKELVSSGSPLYQLNEQAFHLARPDVILTQDLCHVCAVTPDQLARAIQSVPLPPDILTLSPTTLEDMIHDIERIAGAVDRLERGHALAAELRRRLSHINQKNMGIHSRPRVVCLEWLDPLFVAGHWVPEMIDLAGGHDVLGSRHAPSYETTWREVETAHPDMLIVMPCGYSIDRTLNELKQSGPVQETWRQACEQWPNLYVVDAASYFSRPGPRLVDGVELLESILHPHPHLPIDPIKAIKLETSVLTGGCAS; via the coding sequence ATGAGAATCTGCTCACTCGTCCCTGGTGCAACAGAAGTGGTCGCGTCCCTCGGTTTGACCGACCATCTTGTCGGCATCAGCCATGAGTGCGATTTTCCTCCCTCGATTCGACAGGTTCCAGTGTTGATTGAACCACGAGTCGAGGCTCACCTGACAGCGAGCTTAGATATCGATCAACGGGTCAAAGAATTGGTCTCGTCGGGAAGTCCGCTGTATCAGCTCAACGAGCAAGCCTTTCATCTGGCCCGGCCTGATGTGATTCTGACACAAGATTTGTGTCATGTCTGCGCCGTGACGCCAGACCAGCTCGCACGTGCCATCCAATCTGTTCCACTTCCGCCTGATATCCTCACGTTGAGTCCGACGACCCTTGAAGACATGATCCATGATATCGAGCGGATCGCTGGAGCTGTCGATCGACTCGAGAGGGGACACGCGCTTGCCGCGGAGCTTCGCCGTCGATTGAGCCATATCAACCAAAAGAACATGGGCATACATTCCCGTCCTCGTGTCGTCTGTCTTGAATGGCTGGACCCTCTGTTTGTCGCAGGGCATTGGGTTCCGGAAATGATAGACCTGGCTGGTGGACACGATGTGCTAGGATCCAGACATGCTCCATCGTATGAAACGACTTGGCGTGAAGTGGAAACTGCACACCCCGATATGCTCATCGTCATGCCCTGTGGCTATTCCATCGATCGTACTCTGAACGAACTCAAGCAGAGCGGGCCCGTTCAAGAGACATGGCGACAGGCCTGTGAGCAATGGCCGAATCTCTACGTCGTGGATGCCGCATCATATTTCAGCCGCCCTGGCCCTCGTCTGGTGGATGGTGTGGAGCTGCTGGAGTCGATTCTGCATCCACATCCCCATCTCCCTATCGACCCCATCAAAGCCATCAAACTTGAGACGTCGGTCCTGACTGGAGGGTGCGCGTCATGA
- a CDS encoding hypothetical protein (conserved protein of unknown function), whose protein sequence is MKSYREELWFETKTRRAYLNITPQIEALVKKSGVREGLVLVNAMHITASVYINDDEPGLLQDYDEFLERLAPHGARYRHNNTGEDNGDAHLKRQVMGREVVVAITEGVLDFGPWEQIFYGEFDGCRRKRVLVKIIGD, encoded by the coding sequence ATGAAGTCCTATCGCGAAGAACTCTGGTTTGAGACAAAGACCAGACGGGCCTACCTGAATATCACGCCACAGATCGAGGCATTGGTCAAGAAGAGTGGGGTCCGGGAGGGCCTGGTATTGGTCAACGCGATGCATATTACCGCGAGTGTGTATATCAACGACGATGAGCCAGGTCTGTTGCAAGACTATGACGAGTTTCTGGAACGACTTGCTCCTCATGGGGCCCGTTACCGGCACAACAATACAGGTGAAGATAACGGAGATGCACATCTGAAGCGACAAGTCATGGGACGAGAAGTCGTGGTGGCGATCACGGAGGGCGTACTCGATTTCGGTCCATGGGAACAGATTTTCTACGGAGAGTTCGATGGGTGTCGCCGCAAGCGCGTCCTGGTGAAGATCATCGGGGACTAG
- a CDS encoding Squalene synthase HpnD codes for MKTAEAQAYCTAYTKNSGSNFYYSFLFLPKAKREAMYTVYAFCKAVDSVVDEPAAGSDPKEELKRWLSELDAVYSGTPTTPIMVSLAHHVKTMGIPKAYFEELIKGVEMDLFNNRYVTFDELSLYCYRVASVVGLICLHIFGVTSARAQDYAVALGMAFQLTNILRDVGTDAAERRIYLPLEDLRKWNYPEKSMLNRHYSPEFCALMEYEASRAHHYYKRADAALKGLSPLERRALTVAEIMRGIYSRILDHIERSNYQVFGQRISLTTTQRLFIALRIWIRSRFS; via the coding sequence ATGAAGACCGCTGAGGCGCAGGCCTATTGCACGGCGTATACAAAGAACAGTGGCAGCAATTTTTACTATTCATTCCTGTTCCTGCCTAAAGCCAAGCGAGAAGCCATGTATACCGTTTATGCCTTCTGCAAGGCGGTAGACAGTGTCGTCGATGAACCGGCTGCCGGGAGCGACCCGAAGGAGGAACTCAAACGCTGGTTGAGCGAGCTCGACGCGGTCTATTCTGGAACGCCGACCACCCCAATCATGGTAAGCCTTGCCCACCATGTGAAAACCATGGGAATACCCAAAGCCTACTTTGAAGAATTGATCAAAGGCGTTGAGATGGATCTGTTCAATAACCGCTACGTCACATTCGACGAGCTATCTCTCTATTGTTACCGTGTCGCCTCCGTCGTCGGCCTTATCTGTTTACATATTTTCGGCGTCACCTCCGCTCGCGCTCAGGATTACGCGGTCGCGCTCGGAATGGCCTTCCAGCTGACTAACATTCTTCGCGACGTCGGCACCGATGCCGCCGAACGCCGTATTTATCTCCCGCTCGAGGACCTACGGAAGTGGAACTATCCTGAAAAGTCCATGCTCAATCGGCACTATTCTCCGGAGTTCTGTGCGTTGATGGAATACGAGGCCTCTCGCGCCCATCATTATTACAAGCGAGCCGACGCGGCTCTGAAGGGATTATCGCCACTCGAGCGCCGTGCATTGACGGTGGCAGAAATCATGCGCGGTATTTACAGCCGAATCTTGGATCACATCGAACGATCGAACTATCAGGTGTTCGGACAACGAATCAGTCTGACTACGACACAGCGGTTGTTCATCGCGTTACGCATTTGGATCCGGTCCCGATTCTCGTGA
- a CDS encoding Carboxymethylenebutenolidase has protein sequence MAESIRETTVQYQSGKVGMKAFVAAPQTTEKRPTIIIVQEWWGLTDHMKDIARRYAAEGYVAIAPDLYSRLGHALTTDAGEAGKLMNSLKQEDGLTDLNATVNYLKSVPEVDATKIGITGFCMGGSYALMLPCINSEIKAAVPFYGQVPNPDNPIQKLACPILYIYGEDDGWITKADVQRLAAALKKYGKAGEIKTYPGAPHAFFRDTDPSVYRPEAAKDAWARTKAFFQQHLG, from the coding sequence ATGGCTGAATCTATTCGAGAGACGACCGTTCAGTACCAGAGTGGAAAAGTGGGAATGAAGGCGTTCGTGGCGGCTCCACAGACCACGGAAAAACGGCCGACCATTATCATCGTCCAGGAATGGTGGGGACTCACGGACCACATGAAGGATATTGCGCGGCGGTATGCGGCCGAAGGCTACGTAGCCATTGCTCCGGATTTGTATTCTCGCTTGGGACATGCGCTGACGACCGATGCCGGAGAAGCCGGCAAACTGATGAACAGCTTGAAACAGGAGGATGGTCTAACCGATCTCAATGCGACGGTGAACTATTTGAAATCGGTTCCAGAAGTCGACGCGACAAAGATCGGCATCACGGGGTTCTGTATGGGCGGTTCCTATGCACTCATGCTGCCCTGCATCAATTCTGAAATCAAAGCGGCGGTGCCGTTTTATGGCCAAGTGCCCAACCCAGATAATCCTATTCAGAAGCTGGCCTGTCCGATTCTCTATATTTATGGTGAGGATGACGGGTGGATCACCAAGGCCGATGTGCAGCGATTGGCGGCGGCATTGAAGAAGTACGGGAAGGCCGGCGAGATTAAAACCTATCCCGGTGCGCCTCATGCGTTCTTCCGAGATACGGACCCATCTGTATATCGGCCGGAAGCAGCGAAGGATGCATGGGCGAGGACGAAGGCCTTCTTTCAGCAACATCTCGGCTGA
- a CDS encoding hypothetical protein (conserved protein of unknown function), translating to MQAVIFDFDGVIADTEPLHFEGLRRTLGEIQINLTEDDYYANYLGFDDRGCILEALRVNQIPVSPSLLEDLMTKKATAYLASIKDHLVIFPGVREFIEEAASICPIAIASGALRAEIELVLECIGLRKSFRHITSAEDVTHGKPNPEPFLHALAGLNRYHSAASLSPTSCLVIEDSRPGIRAAKSAGMKVLAVANTHTVQDLHEADAISQSLRETRLTDVRARLWPT from the coding sequence ATGCAGGCCGTAATCTTCGACTTCGACGGCGTCATCGCCGACACTGAGCCGCTGCACTTTGAAGGGTTACGCCGAACGCTTGGAGAGATCCAGATCAATTTGACGGAAGACGACTACTACGCCAACTATCTCGGCTTCGACGATCGAGGCTGCATTCTGGAAGCCCTGCGCGTCAATCAGATCCCAGTCTCCCCCTCGCTCCTCGAAGACCTCATGACCAAAAAGGCGACTGCATACTTGGCGTCGATAAAAGACCATCTGGTCATTTTCCCGGGTGTCAGGGAGTTTATCGAAGAAGCCGCATCGATCTGCCCGATCGCCATCGCATCAGGTGCATTACGGGCCGAGATCGAGCTGGTGCTGGAATGCATCGGTCTCCGAAAATCGTTTCGTCACATCACCAGCGCCGAGGACGTGACTCATGGCAAGCCGAATCCTGAACCGTTCCTTCATGCGCTGGCCGGATTGAACCGGTATCATTCCGCTGCATCGCTGTCACCGACTTCGTGTTTGGTCATTGAAGATTCCCGTCCCGGCATCCGGGCTGCAAAATCCGCAGGCATGAAGGTGTTGGCAGTGGCCAATACGCACACCGTGCAAGACTTACACGAAGCCGATGCCATCAGCCAGAGCTTGCGTGAGACACGTCTCACGGACGTACGCGCGCGCTTGTGGCCCACATAG
- a CDS encoding hypothetical protein (conserved exported protein of unknown function), whose protein sequence is MKLTSMASMLLTIVPAMTAAASVEVTAFAEKQFCETVARLMGDQFVIESGLSRTIEWVPVELKGEGPTVRRCSSLDKTIIDLDNDGRADLLVKTTFCMKGEPSDSLYVFPADSNVLEETNWQDLSPLLATRDKFERTGGTYPLMSLRMDKGQASHALTTTFSLQPFVLDGTSYVGLSDARREWLVIAKYRGGERFEDLCYLHSAN, encoded by the coding sequence ATGAAACTTACGAGCATGGCAAGTATGCTGCTGACGATCGTGCCCGCGATGACGGCTGCGGCTTCAGTCGAAGTGACGGCCTTCGCAGAGAAACAGTTCTGCGAAACCGTAGCCCGCTTGATGGGTGATCAGTTCGTTATCGAGAGTGGCCTTTCAAGGACGATAGAGTGGGTGCCGGTTGAGTTGAAAGGCGAAGGCCCAACAGTGAGGCGCTGTTCGAGTCTCGATAAGACGATCATCGATTTGGATAACGATGGGCGAGCAGATTTGTTGGTGAAGACCACGTTCTGCATGAAAGGGGAGCCGAGTGACAGCCTCTATGTGTTTCCAGCCGATAGTAATGTCCTTGAAGAAACGAATTGGCAAGACTTGAGCCCCTTGTTGGCGACTCGTGACAAGTTTGAACGAACCGGTGGAACCTATCCGCTGATGTCGCTCCGGATGGACAAAGGCCAGGCGTCTCACGCGTTGACGACCACCTTTTCTCTCCAACCCTTTGTTCTCGATGGCACGTCCTACGTCGGTTTATCCGATGCCAGAAGGGAATGGCTGGTGATTGCGAAGTATCGAGGCGGTGAACGGTTTGAGGATCTGTGCTATCTCCACTCAGCTAATTAA
- a CDS encoding hypothetical protein (conserved protein of unknown function) produces the protein MPLDAELGKKMLQLVTSRYDDRHWRSKIEKTLSLPQSGVLDQIQQQIFMYLKLGLKAYKSRRADPDSWIIGGYATKEVINRAKFQPQLVGASLKQEDVAFLGTDPGEDVTEAWWEEMLVQWFDVPEEEKPAEEEANKSADSDSSVTTKAEA, from the coding sequence ATGCCGCTTGATGCCGAACTTGGAAAGAAAATGCTTCAGTTGGTCACGTCACGCTACGATGATCGGCATTGGCGAAGCAAGATCGAAAAAACGCTCAGCCTCCCGCAGTCCGGCGTTCTCGATCAGATTCAGCAGCAGATCTTTATGTATCTCAAGTTGGGGTTGAAGGCCTACAAGTCTCGTCGGGCCGACCCTGACTCCTGGATCATCGGTGGCTATGCGACGAAGGAAGTCATTAATCGAGCAAAGTTCCAGCCGCAGCTCGTCGGGGCGTCTCTTAAGCAAGAGGATGTCGCATTCCTCGGCACGGATCCGGGCGAGGATGTGACCGAAGCCTGGTGGGAAGAGATGTTGGTCCAGTGGTTCGATGTGCCGGAGGAGGAGAAGCCAGCCGAAGAAGAGGCTAATAAATCAGCTGATTCAGATTCCTCAGTGACCACTAAAGCGGAAGCATAG
- a CDS encoding putative Pytoene desaturase gives MTVPASQTVLILGAGLVGLTTAYHLHRQGYRITLLDHADWLDGFRLNAADLAPILLGCHHESLRLLQALDQEQPSQRDQAIPLEFQLPDGRNVSYQSARLPGAFQWMMSLFSFQGLAWQDRWKLFSHVEQIWEQAQTLPTDLETRTAHEWLTATGQSVQAQERIWGPLAHWLTGNDLARLSAATFVQLLSTIFLSDASDARLTSVRGSVEQRLMAPIKLALSHDPIEFHTLTTPPYLRFGDSGVHDIRLQDGTTIQAQWYILALPHQQLLPLLPERLLTRYAYFAQMTELSDLSEVVVQLTCQKAAQTPRLVLLPGRPFHQLAITPLGNGEIGCRLSAQADSLADLSNDQVVDAAIAGLSRIFPNMIPKDILTHETIQEHHAALSLAPGTARLRPLPQSPIQNMLVAGAWTDTGWPANLESALVSARRCAEIITGHSA, from the coding sequence GTGACTGTTCCAGCCTCACAAACCGTCCTTATCCTCGGCGCCGGGTTGGTCGGTCTCACAACCGCCTATCATCTACATCGACAGGGCTACCGCATCACGCTGCTCGATCACGCTGATTGGCTCGACGGATTCCGACTCAATGCAGCCGATCTCGCACCGATTCTCTTAGGATGTCATCACGAGAGCCTCCGGCTCCTTCAGGCGCTGGATCAGGAACAGCCTTCACAACGAGATCAAGCGATCCCACTCGAGTTTCAACTACCCGATGGGCGCAACGTGTCATATCAGTCTGCCCGCCTTCCCGGCGCCTTTCAATGGATGATGAGTCTCTTTAGCTTCCAAGGCCTGGCATGGCAGGATCGCTGGAAGCTGTTCTCTCATGTCGAGCAGATTTGGGAGCAAGCGCAGACCCTTCCGACTGATCTAGAGACTCGCACTGCGCACGAATGGCTGACTGCGACAGGCCAAAGCGTCCAAGCCCAAGAACGGATTTGGGGGCCGCTCGCTCATTGGCTGACGGGAAACGATCTCGCGCGCCTCTCCGCCGCGACCTTTGTGCAATTGCTCTCAACCATATTTCTCAGCGACGCGTCGGATGCCAGGCTCACCTCTGTGCGTGGTTCCGTCGAACAAAGGCTCATGGCACCGATCAAACTGGCGTTGAGTCACGACCCAATCGAGTTCCACACCCTGACAACTCCTCCATACCTCCGCTTTGGAGACAGCGGCGTGCATGACATTCGGCTCCAAGACGGCACGACAATACAAGCACAATGGTACATCCTCGCGCTGCCGCACCAGCAGTTGCTTCCACTCCTGCCGGAGCGGTTGTTAACGCGCTATGCCTACTTCGCTCAGATGACGGAACTGAGCGATCTCAGCGAGGTCGTCGTCCAATTGACATGCCAAAAGGCTGCTCAAACCCCTCGCCTTGTCTTGCTACCAGGGCGTCCGTTCCACCAATTGGCCATCACTCCGTTAGGGAATGGCGAAATCGGCTGTCGTCTCTCTGCGCAAGCCGACTCGCTTGCAGACTTAAGTAATGATCAGGTGGTAGACGCTGCAATCGCCGGGCTGAGCCGGATATTTCCAAACATGATTCCAAAGGACATACTCACTCACGAAACCATTCAAGAACATCATGCCGCGCTCTCGCTCGCGCCGGGCACTGCACGGCTCCGGCCGCTCCCGCAAAGCCCTATCCAGAACATGCTCGTCGCTGGAGCCTGGACTGATACCGGCTGGCCTGCTAACCTCGAAAGTGCGCTCGTCAGTGCCCGCCGCTGCGCGGAGATCATCACGGGACACTCAGCTTGA
- a CDS encoding Type-4 uracil-DNA glycosylase, which yields MTLTTLQELADSLHDCQRCKLAKLGRSQVVFGVGNPHASIMFVGEAPGFNEDQKGEPFVGAAGKLLNDLLVSAGLSRDHIYIANVIKCRPPNNRDPEQDEVETCKPFLLQQIQLIKPKLVCTLGNWATQTLLERKVGITKVKAQAFYLKDFVLFPLLHPAAALHQGNLLPTLKEDFKKLKEFLDSHSTPAELTSAAPTPAAPVLKIESPQPAQMDLFG from the coding sequence ATGACACTCACGACTCTCCAAGAGCTTGCCGACTCGCTTCATGATTGCCAGCGTTGCAAACTGGCGAAGCTGGGGCGCAGCCAGGTCGTCTTCGGCGTCGGCAATCCTCACGCAAGTATCATGTTTGTCGGGGAAGCGCCAGGTTTCAATGAGGATCAGAAGGGCGAGCCGTTCGTTGGGGCAGCCGGTAAACTCTTGAACGACTTACTCGTTTCCGCAGGTCTCTCGCGCGATCACATCTACATTGCGAATGTCATTAAGTGTCGGCCACCGAATAACCGCGACCCGGAGCAGGATGAAGTCGAGACCTGCAAACCATTCCTGCTGCAGCAGATTCAATTGATCAAACCAAAACTCGTCTGTACGTTAGGAAACTGGGCCACTCAGACTCTATTAGAACGCAAAGTCGGCATCACCAAAGTCAAAGCACAAGCATTCTATTTGAAAGATTTTGTCCTCTTTCCGCTCCTACACCCGGCCGCAGCGCTACACCAAGGCAACCTGCTCCCCACGCTGAAAGAGGATTTTAAGAAGCTGAAGGAATTTCTCGACAGCCATTCCACACCGGCGGAACTAACCAGTGCCGCCCCGACCCCAGCCGCACCAGTCTTGAAGATCGAATCGCCCCAGCCGGCACAGATGGATTTGTTCGGTTAG
- a CDS encoding hypothetical protein (conserved protein of unknown function): MIIGLLLLGVGCAQSPYERGGYPSGLSRYDVERDYMECEYKARLANEHHFYSQTSPFPFSPSPQSPADHARALHGLSTINAMRDTCLLAKGYRLN, encoded by the coding sequence ATGATCATAGGTCTTCTGTTGCTTGGCGTTGGCTGTGCCCAGAGTCCTTATGAGCGTGGGGGTTACCCCAGTGGTCTCAGCCGGTATGATGTGGAGCGCGACTATATGGAATGTGAGTACAAGGCGAGATTAGCCAACGAGCATCACTTCTATAGCCAGACCTCACCCTTCCCCTTCAGCCCTAGCCCTCAGAGTCCCGCCGACCATGCCCGAGCCCTGCATGGCCTATCAACCATCAATGCCATGAGGGATACCTGCCTTTTGGCTAAAGGATATCGGCTTAATTAG
- a CDS encoding hypothetical protein (conserved protein of unknown function): MFAFAGNPSLGGSPLTWNLFFARQPEPDLEFTEEELEQTTTVRSPSPKKPPKQSNDRPILWVLLLVLIGGGAYVAMEPEMVMEYIEPLLGESPEPPTPIVQRPMPPKPVAPPPQPMEAAPTPPPAVAPVEVPQAATPAPVPIPPSTPSMPNTSATVETIPTPVPASDTPVTNSPPPLFGEGQRVSVLPNPAAPGQKVVLTQDAEGSRPGLAIPPGTVLTVLDGDLQGTGWVYSVRSDYGTTGWLPEHQLKMKP, encoded by the coding sequence ATGTTCGCTTTCGCCGGAAACCCATCGCTAGGCGGCAGTCCTCTGACTTGGAACCTGTTCTTTGCCCGCCAACCTGAGCCTGACCTTGAATTCACTGAAGAAGAATTGGAGCAAACGACCACGGTCCGCTCACCCTCTCCCAAGAAACCGCCCAAGCAATCAAACGACCGCCCTATTTTGTGGGTGCTGTTGCTGGTGCTGATCGGCGGTGGCGCCTACGTTGCCATGGAACCAGAGATGGTCATGGAGTATATCGAGCCGCTCCTTGGTGAGTCACCAGAACCCCCGACACCTATCGTGCAGCGGCCAATGCCTCCGAAACCTGTGGCACCCCCTCCTCAGCCTATGGAAGCCGCCCCGACTCCACCACCGGCTGTCGCACCAGTCGAGGTACCACAAGCCGCAACACCAGCTCCTGTCCCGATACCACCCTCTACCCCTTCGATGCCAAACACATCGGCCACGGTCGAAACTATTCCAACCCCAGTTCCAGCATCCGATACACCCGTGACCAATTCACCCCCTCCGCTATTCGGCGAGGGGCAACGAGTGAGCGTCTTGCCCAACCCCGCTGCTCCGGGGCAGAAAGTCGTGCTCACTCAGGATGCAGAGGGATCGCGACCAGGGCTGGCCATTCCACCAGGAACCGTCCTGACAGTTCTTGATGGTGATCTTCAGGGGACTGGCTGGGTTTACTCCGTGCGCAGCGACTACGGCACCACAGGTTGGCTGCCTGAGCATCAGCTTAAAATGAAACCCTGA